The following coding sequences are from one Sardina pilchardus chromosome 16, fSarPil1.1, whole genome shotgun sequence window:
- the LOC134060453 gene encoding arachidonate 12-lipoxygenase, 12R-type-like, with protein sequence MVTYTVTVTTGDKVWHGTFDHIFITLYGTEGKSQRKKLNESPEMSSGVEKEYTVKCRANLGKVILISLDKEQYLFLPDQDWWKELMKGLPHCLALEDPKALPAEFHYSLDKRVDLRFTTTITMAELKIKFLATSKKPWGKLDDIKQAFWAYRTKTFDYVTQHWKEDEFFGYQLLNGANPMMIQCCKVLPQKFAVTLEMVTPFLEGSMLPMEIENGNIFLCDYSRLAELPPNVINMRPQYVPAPICLLFKNKQNKMLPIAIQLQQEPGEKNPVFLPSDEEEAWLLAKTHVRAADFIEHQFNFHLLRTHLLAEAYIIATLRNLPSAHPIYKLLIPHMRFTLYANTLGREKLISEKGAISMYTSTGSTGMVEVMKKAMDDLKYSSLCLPEDIRERGLDKVPKFYYRDDGLLVWGALSKYVEAVVAVFYPSVKEVLEDEELQHWISDIYKHGFLEKASTGIPDSFKSTEEVAKFITMVIFTMTAQHSALNNGNFHFGGWLPNSPNSLQPEVPESKDGITEADLLNTLPDINTSVWGMASAWISSKKGGDFVCLGQHSEQYFSEPEVVSLTDQLKEDLKKITEKIKKRNKDNKWPNTYLDPKKVRQHSDKYLSEPEEFSEELKEDQKENIKENMKEKFLKDKKEQDEEEEIKLPYIYLDPENIENSITI encoded by the exons ATGGTGACATACACGGTGACAGTAACTACTGGAGATAAGGTGTGGCATGGCACATTTGACCACATCTTCATCACCCTCTATGGGACGGAGGGAAAGAGTCAACGCAAGAAACTCAATGAATCACCAGAGATGAGCAGTGGTGTG GAAAAGGAATACACAGTGAAGTGCCGAGCCAATCTGGGTAAAGTGATCCTGATTAGCTTGGACAAGGAGCAGTATCTTTTTTTGCCGGATCAAGACTG GTGGAAAGAGCTGATGAAGGGTCTCCCTCACTGCTTGGCATTAGAGGACCCAAAGGCGCTCCCTGCTGAATTTCATTACTCCCTTGACAAGCGCGTGGACTTGCGGTTCACCACCACGATTAC GATGGCTGAACTCAAGATTAAATTCCTGGCAACCAGCAAGAAGCCGTGGGGCAAGCTGGATGATATAAAACAAGCCTTCTGGGCCTACAGGACTAAAACATTTG ACTATGTGACCCAGCACTGGAAAGAGGACGAGTTCTTTGGCTACCAGCTTCTCAATGGTGCCAATCCCATGATGATCCAATGCTGCAAGGTGCTTCCACAAAAGTTTGCAGTCACTCTGGAGATGGTGACTCCCTTTTTGGAAGGAAGTATGCTGCCAATGGAAATAGAG AATGGCAATATCTTCCTGTGTGACTATTCCCGACTGGCTGAGTTGCCTCCAAATGTCATCAACATGCGACCTCAGTACGTCCCAGCACCCATCTGCCTGCTGTTCAAAAACAAGCAGAACAAGATGTTACCCATCGCCATCCAG CTCCAGCAGGAGCCtggtgaaaaaaacccggtgtTCTTGCccagtgatgaagaggaggcctGGCTCCTGGCCAAGACACATGTGCGGGCTGCTGACTTCATTGAGCACCAGTTCAACTTCCATTTGCTGCGCACACACCTTCTGGCAGAAGCCTACATCATCGCAACACTCCGTAATCTCCCCTCAGCTCACCCCATTTACAAG CTGCTGATTCCACACATGCGTTTCACACTCTATGCCAACACTCTTGGCCGAGAGAAACTAATCTCTGAGAAGGGAGCCATCAGTATG taCACATCCACAGGTAGCACTGGCATGGTGGAGGTGATGAAGAAAGCCATGGATGACCTGAAgtacagctctctctgtctgccagaGGACATCCGTGAACGTGGCCTGGACAAAGTGCCCAAGTTCTACTACCGAGATGACGGTCTGCTGGTGTGGGGTGCCCTCAGCAA GTACGTGGAGGCTGTTGTAGCTGTGTTCTACCCCTCTGTCAAGGAGGTTCTAGAAGATGAGGAACTGCAGCACTGGATCTCAGACATCTACAAACATGGCTTCCTGGAGAAGGCCAGCACTG GAATTCCCGATTCTTTCAAATCAACCGAAGAGGTTGCCAAGTTTATCACTATGGTAATCTTTACCATGACGGCACAACACTCTGCTCTGAACAATGGAAAT TTTCATTTTGGGGGCTGGCTCCCCAACAGTCCAAACTCACTGCAGCCTGAAGTGCCAGAAAGCAAAGATGGGATCACAGAAGCTGACCTCCTGAACACGCTCCCCGACATCAACACCTCTGTCTGGGGCATGGCCAGTGCCTGGATCAGCAGCAAGAAGGGGGGAGACTTT GTGTGTCTGGGCCAACACTCTGAGCAGTATTTCTCTGAGCCAGAGGTGGTCTCCCTGACTGACCAACTGAAGGAGGACCTGAAGAAAATCACTGAGAAGATAAAGAAGAGAAACAAAGACAACAAGTGGCCCAACACCTACCTGGATCCAAAGAAG GTGCGCCAACACTCTGACAAGTACCTCTCTGAGCCGGAGGAGTTCTCCGAAGAACTGAAGGAGGATCAGAAGGAGAACATAAAGGAGAACATGAAGGAGAAGTTCCTGAAGGATAAGAAAGaacaagatgaagaagaagagataaagctgccctacaTCTACCTGGACCCAGAGAATATAGAAAACAGCATTactatttaa